A portion of the Natronococcus sp. AD-5 genome contains these proteins:
- a CDS encoding O-acetylhomoserine aminocarboxypropyltransferase/cysteine synthase family protein: MEDDPDSHKFATNSIHAGQQPDPTTGARAPPLYQTTSYEFEDTDHAAALFGLEEFGNIYSRIMNPTNAMLEERIASLEGGIGALATASGMAAFDLATFILADVGDNIVSSSSLYGGTYTYLTHTVAKRGIETKFVDTLDYEAYAEAIDDDTAFVHLETIGNPALVTPDIERIADIAHEHDVPLFVDNTFATPYLCQPLEHGADLVWNSTTKWIHGAGSTVGGVLVDGGSFPWDEGEYPELTEPNPAYHGIDFHETFGEQAFAIAARTRGLRDLGNQQSPFDAWVTLQKLESLPLRMEKHCENAMAVAEYLEDHPKVSWVTYPGLESHETHDEASEYLEGGYGGMITFGLEDGYDAAETVCNEVDLASLLANVGDAKTLIIHPASTTHQQLTEEEKLASGVTDDLVRLSIGIEDVEDVIADLDRAISAA, translated from the coding sequence ATGGAAGACGATCCCGATAGCCACAAGTTCGCGACGAACAGCATCCACGCCGGCCAGCAGCCGGATCCGACCACGGGCGCGCGAGCGCCGCCGCTCTACCAGACGACCTCCTACGAGTTCGAGGACACGGACCACGCGGCCGCGCTGTTCGGCTTGGAGGAGTTCGGCAACATCTACTCGCGGATCATGAACCCGACGAACGCGATGCTCGAGGAGCGCATCGCCTCCCTCGAGGGCGGTATCGGGGCGCTCGCTACCGCGTCGGGGATGGCCGCGTTCGACCTGGCGACGTTCATCCTCGCGGACGTCGGGGACAACATCGTCTCCTCGTCGTCGCTGTACGGCGGCACCTACACCTACCTCACCCACACCGTCGCGAAGCGCGGCATCGAGACGAAATTCGTCGATACGCTCGATTACGAGGCCTACGCGGAGGCGATCGACGACGACACCGCCTTCGTCCACCTCGAGACGATCGGCAACCCGGCGCTCGTCACGCCCGACATCGAGCGAATCGCCGACATCGCACACGAGCACGACGTGCCGCTGTTCGTCGACAACACGTTCGCGACGCCCTATCTGTGTCAGCCGCTGGAGCACGGCGCGGACCTGGTCTGGAACTCGACGACGAAGTGGATCCACGGGGCGGGTTCGACGGTCGGCGGCGTCCTCGTCGACGGGGGCTCGTTCCCCTGGGACGAGGGCGAGTACCCCGAACTCACGGAGCCGAACCCGGCGTATCACGGCATCGACTTCCACGAGACGTTCGGCGAGCAGGCCTTCGCCATCGCCGCCCGCACTCGGGGGCTCCGTGACCTGGGCAACCAGCAGTCGCCGTTCGACGCCTGGGTCACCCTCCAGAAACTCGAGTCCCTGCCCCTGCGGATGGAGAAACACTGCGAGAACGCGATGGCCGTCGCGGAGTACCTCGAGGATCACCCGAAGGTATCCTGGGTCACCTACCCCGGCCTCGAGAGCCACGAGACTCACGACGAGGCCAGCGAGTACCTCGAGGGCGGCTACGGCGGCATGATCACGTTCGGACTCGAGGACGGGTACGACGCCGCCGAAACCGTCTGTAACGAGGTCGACTTGGCGAGCCTGCTCGCGAACGTCGGCGACGCGAAGACGCTGATCATCCACCCGGCGAGCACGACTCACCAGCAGCTGACCGAGGAGGAGAAGCTGGCCAGCGGCGTCACGGACGACCTCGTGCGCCTCTCGATCGGTATCGAGGACGTCGAGGACGTGATCGCGGACCTGGATCGGGCGATTTCGGCCGCCTGA
- a CDS encoding D-2-hydroxyacid dehydrogenase has product MVDHELLIPHPYSSESKATLESELAGLDGASIAVAETPAETRAGFETATVALTPRLPPEWRDRADRLEWAQATSAGYDHYDLAALEEAEIVLTTAAGVHAQPIAEQVLGSMLTFERELLTARDQQDEGVWRRTEGGELASKTVGIVGLGAIGGRVADLAAAVGSSVIGTKRDLSTVPEAVDDAYPADEVDEVLRRADYLVLACPLTDETRGLIDESALETMPEDAVLVNVARGGVADEAALTEGLQQGRIAGAALDVFEEEPLPASSPLWDLSNVLVTPHMAGSTPQYYERVAAIVRENYERFVAGDREEMTNRVV; this is encoded by the coding sequence ATGGTCGACCACGAACTCCTTATCCCGCACCCGTACTCGAGCGAGTCGAAAGCCACCCTCGAGTCCGAACTCGCGGGCCTCGACGGGGCCTCGATCGCGGTCGCGGAGACGCCCGCCGAAACCCGCGCCGGCTTCGAGACGGCGACCGTCGCACTCACGCCCCGACTCCCGCCCGAGTGGCGCGACCGCGCCGACCGCCTCGAGTGGGCCCAGGCGACCAGCGCCGGCTACGACCACTACGACCTCGCGGCGCTCGAGGAGGCGGAAATCGTCCTGACCACCGCCGCCGGCGTCCACGCCCAGCCGATCGCGGAACAGGTCCTCGGCTCGATGCTGACGTTCGAACGGGAGCTGCTCACCGCCCGCGATCAACAGGACGAGGGCGTCTGGCGCCGGACCGAGGGCGGAGAACTGGCGAGTAAGACCGTCGGGATCGTCGGCCTCGGCGCGATCGGCGGCCGCGTCGCCGACCTTGCCGCCGCCGTCGGCTCGAGCGTGATCGGCACCAAACGCGACCTCTCGACGGTCCCCGAGGCGGTCGACGACGCCTACCCGGCCGACGAGGTCGACGAGGTGCTCCGGCGGGCCGACTACCTCGTCCTCGCCTGTCCGCTGACCGACGAGACGCGGGGACTGATCGACGAATCGGCCCTCGAGACGATGCCCGAGGACGCGGTTCTCGTCAACGTCGCCCGCGGCGGCGTCGCCGACGAGGCGGCGCTGACCGAGGGCCTCCAGCAGGGACGCATCGCCGGTGCCGCACTCGACGTCTTCGAGGAAGAACCCCTGCCGGCGTCATCGCCCCTCTGGGACCTCTCGAACGTCCTCGTGACGCCCCACATGGCGGGATCGACGCCGCAGTACTACGAGCGCGTCGCGGCGATCGTTCGCGAGAACTACGAGCGCTTCGTTGCGGGCGACCGCGAGGAGATGACGAACCGGGTCGTCTGA
- a CDS encoding bile acid:sodium symporter family protein — MVTRGWEGIAVSAVDRLERIGRFTSKYFVVWMLMASAAALYAPGAFAPAGAYISPILGIIMLGMGLTLTPADFRRVLERPRDVLIGSTVQWLAMPLAAYLLVLALDLPWEIGLGLLLVGAAPGGTASNVMTYLGRGDVALSVTITSVTTIAAPLVMPAWVILLAGESIAVTFGELAGQIVLIVLIPVVAGLVIRSLLDTHAPTAAKVGLSIFPAISVIAIVVIVAAIVALNVDEIWAASALVLLAVVAHNAIGLGAGYGVGRAVGMPEDRSRACAFEVGMQNSGLAVALAVAFFDPVAALIPALFSVWHNVSGSALANYFARSEGGPISGRERSVGAD; from the coding sequence GTGGTCACACGCGGGTGGGAGGGGATCGCCGTGAGCGCCGTCGATAGGCTCGAGCGCATCGGGCGGTTCACGAGCAAGTACTTCGTCGTCTGGATGCTGATGGCCTCGGCCGCAGCGTTGTACGCGCCCGGCGCGTTCGCACCGGCCGGTGCGTACATCTCGCCGATCCTGGGGATCATCATGCTCGGGATGGGGCTGACGCTGACGCCGGCGGACTTCCGTCGCGTGCTCGAGCGACCTCGGGACGTCCTGATCGGGTCGACCGTCCAGTGGCTGGCGATGCCGCTGGCCGCCTACCTGCTCGTGCTCGCGCTCGACCTCCCCTGGGAGATCGGGCTGGGGCTGCTCCTCGTCGGCGCGGCGCCCGGCGGGACGGCCTCGAACGTGATGACCTACCTCGGCCGCGGGGACGTCGCCCTCTCGGTGACGATCACCTCGGTGACGACGATCGCCGCGCCGCTGGTGATGCCCGCGTGGGTGATCCTGCTCGCCGGCGAGTCGATCGCGGTGACGTTCGGGGAGCTGGCCGGCCAGATCGTCCTTATCGTCCTGATCCCCGTAGTGGCGGGACTGGTCATCCGATCGCTGCTCGATACGCACGCGCCGACGGCGGCGAAAGTTGGACTCTCGATCTTCCCCGCGATCAGCGTGATCGCCATCGTCGTCATCGTCGCGGCGATCGTGGCGCTGAACGTCGACGAGATATGGGCCGCGAGCGCCCTCGTCCTGCTCGCGGTCGTCGCCCACAACGCGATCGGACTGGGCGCCGGCTACGGCGTCGGCCGGGCGGTCGGCATGCCCGAAGACCGCTCTCGCGCCTGTGCGTTCGAGGTGGGTATGCAAAACAGCGGGCTGGCGGTGGCGCTCGCGGTCGCGTTCTTCGATCCCGTCGCCGCCCTGATCCCCGCCCTGTTCAGCGTCTGGCACAACGTCAGCGGCTCGGCGCTCGCGAACTACTTCGCTCGGAGCGAGGGCGGCCCGATATCCGGCCGCGAGCGGTCGGTCGGCGCGGACTGA
- a CDS encoding DUF7522 family protein, translated as MASGLLQPETADRIVTTARTAVGDSLRSVTYFTRDDYEQLYLRDDLERDADLSTFIGHEWRGFKVARSAYEGSELGEYRYTIRVFDNGFLIRITSDREGVFVTTDGLTIKDFEETATAISSVLEERNLS; from the coding sequence ATGGCCTCGGGGTTGCTCCAGCCGGAAACCGCGGATCGAATCGTGACGACCGCCCGCACCGCCGTCGGCGACAGTTTGCGGTCGGTCACCTACTTCACGCGCGACGACTACGAACAGCTGTACCTCCGGGACGATCTGGAGCGCGACGCCGACCTCTCGACGTTCATCGGCCACGAGTGGCGCGGCTTCAAGGTCGCGCGAAGCGCCTACGAGGGGTCGGAACTCGGCGAGTACCGGTACACGATTCGCGTGTTCGACAACGGCTTCCTGATCCGCATCACCTCGGATCGCGAGGGCGTGTTCGTCACGACCGACGGGCTGACGATCAAGGATTTCGAAGAAACCGCGACCGCGATCAGTTCGGTGCTCGAGGAACGAAATCTCTCCTGA
- a CDS encoding DUF5813 family protein: MTELPAAVDRELESHDAFAASDDGYDLTTTVFETTVTATDAEGKRDGRFRVTVTLPSLDAAVADETVAPVVEDGWFETLERRLEDTFTVAHTSTHEEPAVDREGEDVRVTLEYVAWDAAEGVEDAKALVEYVEGTYAQGLIPGYEYRGPAATLLENAQNRSQEASEGGSGGMPM, encoded by the coding sequence ATGACCGAACTGCCAGCAGCCGTCGACCGCGAACTCGAGTCCCACGACGCCTTCGCGGCGAGCGACGACGGGTACGACCTGACGACGACGGTCTTCGAGACGACCGTCACGGCGACCGACGCGGAGGGGAAACGCGACGGCCGCTTCCGCGTTACCGTCACACTCCCCTCGCTCGATGCCGCGGTCGCCGACGAAACCGTCGCGCCCGTCGTCGAGGACGGCTGGTTCGAGACCCTGGAACGCCGCCTCGAGGACACCTTCACCGTCGCGCACACCAGCACGCACGAGGAGCCGGCCGTCGACCGCGAGGGTGAGGACGTCCGCGTCACGCTCGAGTACGTCGCCTGGGACGCCGCGGAGGGCGTCGAGGACGCCAAAGCGCTCGTCGAGTACGTCGAGGGGACCTACGCCCAGGGGCTCATCCCGGGCTACGAGTACCGCGGTCCGGCGGCGACGCTGCTCGAGAACGCCCAGAACCGCAGCCAGGAGGCCAGCGAGGGCGGCAGCGGCGGGATGCCGATGTAG
- a CDS encoding Lrp/AsnC family transcriptional regulator has product MVTAFVMIKANTGEADRLRNTVESIEGVESAHIVAGDVDIIAKATVEAPAAVKNIAATEIQGINGVEDTQTYIAMD; this is encoded by the coding sequence ATGGTTACAGCATTCGTCATGATCAAAGCGAACACGGGCGAGGCGGACCGGCTCAGAAACACCGTCGAATCGATCGAGGGCGTCGAATCAGCCCACATCGTCGCCGGCGACGTCGACATCATCGCGAAGGCGACCGTCGAGGCGCCGGCGGCGGTCAAGAACATCGCGGCGACGGAGATCCAGGGCATCAACGGCGTCGAGGACACGCAGACGTACATCGCGATGGACTAG
- a CDS encoding potassium channel family protein: MRFVIIGAGRVGLRTARVLREEDHEVAIIERDETKVRRARNQGFTVVDGDGSREDVLAEAGIEDADALGALTGDLNVNFTACMIAKHYGCRTILRIDEAYREGIYRKYADEVDEIVYPERLGAIGAKNALLGGTIRAIADIAPHLQVVELTLTDEAPINGYTISELHLPASATVLAFGKCEHPLEIPTEDESLETGDRIVVLADYEVLSEVRQLLVGEAPNQAAANAGTGGVN, from the coding sequence ATGCGGTTTGTGATCATCGGTGCCGGACGGGTCGGCCTGCGCACAGCGCGCGTCTTGCGCGAGGAGGACCACGAGGTGGCGATCATTGAGCGGGACGAGACGAAGGTCCGACGCGCCCGGAACCAGGGGTTTACCGTCGTCGACGGCGACGGCTCTCGCGAGGACGTGCTCGCGGAAGCCGGCATCGAAGACGCCGACGCGCTGGGCGCGCTGACCGGCGATCTGAACGTCAACTTCACCGCCTGCATGATCGCCAAACACTACGGTTGCCGGACCATCCTGCGGATCGACGAGGCCTACCGCGAGGGCATCTACCGCAAGTACGCCGACGAGGTCGACGAGATCGTCTACCCCGAGCGCCTCGGCGCGATCGGCGCGAAAAACGCCCTGCTCGGCGGCACCATCCGCGCCATCGCGGACATCGCACCGCACCTGCAGGTCGTCGAACTCACGCTCACCGACGAGGCCCCGATCAACGGCTACACGATCAGCGAACTGCACCTCCCCGCCAGCGCGACCGTCCTCGCCTTCGGCAAGTGCGAGCACCCGCTCGAGATCCCGACCGAGGACGAGTCGCTCGAGACCGGCGATCGGATCGTCGTGCTGGCAGACTACGAGGTGTTGAGCGAGGTTAGACAGCTGCTCGTCGGCGAGGCGCCGAACCAGGCGGCCGCGAACGCGGGCACCGGAGGTGTCAACTGA
- a CDS encoding Lrp/AsnC ligand binding domain-containing protein, with protein MVHAYIMVKTAAGKSEGLLSSIRDLELVEEAHIVAGNYDIIAEVDTGEVYDILKAASSDIQGLEGVTNTKTYIAMD; from the coding sequence ATGGTTCACGCGTACATTATGGTGAAGACGGCTGCCGGGAAATCGGAGGGGCTACTCTCGTCGATCAGGGACCTCGAGCTGGTCGAAGAGGCGCACATCGTCGCGGGTAACTACGACATCATCGCGGAGGTCGACACCGGGGAAGTCTACGATATTCTCAAGGCTGCCTCGTCGGATATTCAGGGGCTCGAGGGCGTGACTAACACGAAGACGTACATCGCGATGGACTAG
- the pdhA gene encoding pyruvate dehydrogenase (acetyl-transferring) E1 component subunit alpha, with product MHRVIGETALEDTRVSVEEALEIYRDVVRTRRFDERALALQRRGWMSGYPPYKGQEGSQVGAAHALADDDWLVPTYRSNAMQIAHGVPMSDILLFRRGHPEYASDHDLNVFPQAVPIATQIPHAAGLGMAANYDDTDEAVCCYFGDGATSEGDFHEGLNFAGVFEAPVVFFCENNHWAISLPRERQTASATIAQKAEAYGFDGVRVDGNDPLAVRELTGAALERARDGEPILVESLTYRQGAHTTSDDPSRYRAERGDLPDWRTADPLERYESYLHDQGALDDAFVEEVREEAEAELEEAVEIAESTPQPDPEDVFDPVYDDVPPRLAEQRAWLEEFASRNEVRELEH from the coding sequence ATGCACCGCGTGATCGGCGAGACCGCCCTCGAGGACACCCGCGTGTCGGTCGAGGAGGCCCTCGAAATCTACCGTGACGTCGTTCGGACGCGTCGGTTCGACGAGCGTGCGCTCGCCCTCCAGCGGCGGGGGTGGATGAGCGGCTACCCGCCCTACAAGGGCCAGGAAGGGTCCCAGGTCGGGGCCGCCCACGCGCTCGCGGACGACGACTGGCTCGTGCCGACCTATCGGTCGAACGCGATGCAGATCGCCCACGGCGTCCCGATGAGCGACATCCTGCTCTTTCGCAGGGGCCACCCCGAGTACGCGTCCGATCACGACCTGAACGTCTTCCCCCAGGCGGTGCCGATCGCGACCCAGATCCCGCACGCCGCGGGGCTGGGGATGGCCGCGAACTACGACGATACGGACGAGGCGGTCTGCTGTTACTTCGGCGACGGCGCGACGAGCGAAGGGGACTTCCACGAGGGACTCAACTTCGCCGGCGTCTTCGAGGCGCCCGTCGTCTTCTTCTGCGAGAACAACCACTGGGCGATCTCGCTCCCGCGCGAGCGCCAGACCGCGAGCGCGACCATCGCGCAGAAGGCCGAGGCTTACGGCTTCGACGGCGTCCGCGTCGACGGGAACGACCCCCTCGCCGTCCGGGAGCTCACCGGAGCCGCCCTCGAGCGGGCCCGCGACGGCGAACCAATCCTCGTCGAGAGCCTGACCTACCGGCAGGGCGCGCACACGACCAGCGACGATCCCTCGCGCTACCGGGCGGAACGCGGGGATCTCCCCGACTGGCGCACCGCCGATCCCCTCGAGCGCTACGAGTCCTACCTCCACGACCAGGGCGCGCTCGACGACGCGTTCGTCGAGGAAGTCCGGGAGGAGGCCGAGGCGGAACTCGAGGAGGCCGTCGAGATCGCCGAGTCGACTCCGCAGCCGGATCCCGAGGACGTCTTCGATCCCGTCTACGACGACGTTCCGCCGCGACTCGCCGAGCAGCGGGCGTGGCTCGAGGAGTTCGCGTCTCGAAACGAGGTTCGAGAACTCGAACACTGA
- the tmk gene encoding dTMP kinase: MLVTLEGLDGSGKTTVWEALHDVYPDATFTTEPTSGETGSWYGEAVYRSIDDDDADPIAELFLYTADHADHLSRVIEPALERGDLVISDRYSDSRYAYQGATLQGEITRPLEYVVGIHKAFSIDPDLTIYLDLDPETAAARAGTTNKFERAEYLTRVRDNYERLIERYPNRFVRVDATQPPEVVLERVEDVLESALEANEAGAPDE, encoded by the coding sequence ATGCTCGTGACGCTCGAGGGGCTGGACGGGAGCGGCAAGACGACGGTCTGGGAGGCGCTGCACGACGTCTATCCCGACGCGACGTTCACCACCGAGCCCACCTCCGGAGAGACGGGATCGTGGTACGGAGAGGCCGTCTACCGCTCGATCGATGACGACGACGCCGACCCGATCGCCGAACTCTTTCTGTACACGGCGGACCACGCCGACCACCTCTCGCGGGTGATCGAACCCGCCCTCGAGCGCGGCGACCTCGTGATCTCGGACCGGTACTCCGACTCGCGGTACGCCTACCAGGGCGCGACGCTCCAGGGCGAGATTACGCGACCGCTCGAGTACGTCGTCGGAATCCACAAGGCGTTCTCGATCGACCCGGACCTGACGATCTACCTCGATCTCGATCCGGAGACGGCCGCCGCCCGCGCGGGAACGACGAACAAGTTCGAGCGCGCCGAGTACCTCACCCGCGTCCGGGACAACTACGAACGGTTGATCGAGCGGTATCCGAACCGGTTCGTCCGGGTGGACGCGACGCAGCCGCCGGAGGTCGTCCTGGAGCGGGTCGAGGACGTCCTCGAGTCGGCGCTCGAAGCGAACGAGGCGGGCGCCCCGGACGAGTAA
- a CDS encoding complex I NDUFA9 subunit family protein produces the protein MNVLVAGGTGFIGTTLCQELHERGHKVTALSRDPGGADLPPGVDRAMGDVSAYDSVVDAVDGHDAVVNLVSLSPLYQPPAGTSHREVHLGGTENLVRACEERGVDRFVQMSGLGADPDAPTEFLRAKGEAESVVTDSDLEWTIFRPSVVFGDGGEFVEFAKKLTTPYVTGLPGGGETRFQPIWVGDLVPILADALEDDEHAGETYEIAGPQIVTLADITELAYEAEGASVTIVPIPMGLAKIGLTAAESIPFVPFGSDQARSLEVNNTVVENDVAAFGVAEDELTTIKQYLGLESDGARAG, from the coding sequence ATGAACGTCCTCGTCGCTGGTGGAACCGGCTTTATCGGTACCACCCTCTGTCAGGAACTGCACGAGCGCGGCCACAAGGTGACGGCCCTCTCCCGCGACCCCGGCGGCGCCGACCTCCCGCCGGGAGTCGACCGCGCGATGGGTGACGTCAGCGCGTACGACTCGGTCGTCGATGCCGTCGACGGCCACGACGCCGTCGTCAACCTCGTCTCGCTGTCGCCGCTCTACCAGCCACCAGCGGGCACCAGCCACCGAGAGGTTCACCTCGGCGGCACGGAGAATCTCGTCCGCGCCTGCGAGGAACGCGGCGTCGACCGGTTCGTCCAGATGAGCGGACTCGGGGCGGATCCGGACGCGCCGACCGAGTTCCTCCGCGCGAAGGGCGAGGCCGAGTCGGTCGTCACCGACTCCGACCTCGAGTGGACGATCTTCCGTCCGTCGGTCGTGTTCGGCGACGGCGGCGAGTTCGTCGAGTTCGCGAAGAAGCTGACGACGCCGTACGTGACGGGACTCCCCGGCGGCGGCGAAACCCGGTTCCAGCCGATCTGGGTCGGCGACCTCGTCCCGATACTCGCGGACGCGCTCGAGGACGACGAGCACGCCGGCGAGACGTACGAGATCGCCGGCCCGCAGATCGTTACGCTCGCCGACATTACCGAACTCGCCTACGAGGCGGAGGGCGCGTCCGTCACCATCGTCCCGATTCCGATGGGGCTGGCGAAAATCGGCCTCACGGCCGCCGAGTCCATCCCCTTCGTTCCGTTCGGCTCGGACCAGGCCCGCTCGCTCGAGGTGAACAACACCGTCGTCGAAAACGACGTCGCCGCCTTCGGCGTCGCCGAGGACGAACTGACGACGATCAAGCAGTATCTCGGCCTCGAGTCGGACGGCGCTCGCGCCGGCTAA
- a CDS encoding tubulin/FtsZ family protein: MKLAMIGFGQAGGKIVDRFLEYDDRTNSGIVRAAVAVNSAKADLIGLENIPQENRVLIGQARVKGHGVGADNELGAEVAEEDIDEVQNAIDAIPTHEVDAFLVVAGMGGGTGSGGAPVLAKHLKRIYTIPVYGLGVLPGTDEGGIYTLNAARSFQTFVREVDNLLVFDNDSWRQTGESVEGGYDQINEEIVRRFGILFGAGEVGDGQDVAESVVDSSEIINTLSGGGVSTVGYASEDVELNTGGGLLSRFTGGEQADDDLDAANTTNRITSLVRKAALGRLTLPCEIEGTERALLVLSGPSEYLNRKGIERGRKWLEEETGSMEVRGGDFPRHEPEVSAAILLSGVTNVPRIKRLQQVAIEAQDNIDDIQAESEENLEELVEDDEDELEPLF; encoded by the coding sequence ATGAAGCTGGCGATGATCGGATTCGGACAGGCCGGTGGCAAAATCGTCGATCGATTCCTCGAATACGACGATCGGACGAACAGCGGAATCGTCCGCGCGGCAGTCGCCGTCAACTCCGCGAAAGCGGACCTCATCGGTCTCGAGAATATACCACAGGAGAATCGCGTACTCATCGGCCAGGCCCGGGTCAAGGGCCACGGCGTGGGTGCAGACAACGAACTCGGCGCGGAAGTCGCCGAAGAGGACATCGACGAGGTCCAGAACGCGATCGACGCGATCCCGACCCACGAGGTCGATGCGTTCCTCGTCGTCGCCGGGATGGGCGGCGGCACCGGTTCCGGGGGCGCCCCCGTCCTCGCGAAGCACCTGAAGCGGATCTACACGATCCCCGTCTACGGACTCGGCGTCCTGCCGGGGACGGACGAGGGCGGGATCTACACGCTCAACGCTGCCCGCTCGTTCCAGACGTTCGTTCGCGAAGTCGACAACCTGCTCGTCTTCGACAACGACTCCTGGCGCCAGACCGGCGAATCCGTCGAAGGGGGCTACGACCAGATCAACGAGGAGATCGTCCGTCGGTTCGGCATCCTCTTCGGCGCCGGCGAGGTCGGCGACGGGCAGGACGTCGCCGAGAGCGTCGTCGACTCCTCGGAGATCATCAACACGCTCTCGGGCGGCGGCGTCTCGACCGTCGGCTACGCGAGCGAGGACGTCGAGCTCAATACGGGCGGCGGCCTCCTCTCGCGGTTCACCGGCGGCGAACAGGCCGACGACGACTTGGACGCCGCGAACACGACCAACCGCATCACGAGCCTGGTTCGCAAGGCCGCACTCGGCCGACTCACGCTCCCGTGTGAGATCGAGGGCACGGAGCGCGCCCTGCTCGTCCTTTCCGGCCCCTCGGAGTATCTGAACCGGAAAGGCATCGAACGCGGCCGCAAGTGGCTCGAGGAGGAAACCGGCAGCATGGAGGTTCGCGGCGGCGACTTCCCGCGCCACGAGCCGGAAGTGTCGGCCGCGATCCTGCTCTCGGGCGTGACGAACGTGCCGCGGATCAAGCGCCTCCAGCAGGTCGCGATCGAAGCGCAGGACAACATCGACGACATCCAGGCCGAGAGCGAGGAGAACCTCGAAGAGCTCGTCGAGGACGACGAGGACGAACTCGAGCCGCTCTTCTAG
- the cofC gene encoding 2-phospho-L-lactate guanylyltransferase encodes MHVLVPFAADAPKTRLAPVLAPEERSAFARAMLADVLAAIEATGREATVVSTTAFDLDEALSATVTVDDRPLTPAVNDRLPIGREDEAVAVVMADLALTTPDALERLFAADGDVVIAPGRGGGTNALVVRHPEFRVDYHGGSYLDHREIAAEVGAGLETVDSFRLGTDVDEPADLVEVLIHGTDRAPACLRDLGFDLDVNDGRVGVARIEDTASR; translated from the coding sequence ATGCACGTCCTCGTCCCGTTCGCCGCCGACGCGCCGAAAACGCGCCTCGCACCGGTGCTGGCGCCCGAGGAGCGATCGGCGTTCGCGCGGGCGATGCTCGCGGACGTGCTGGCTGCGATCGAGGCGACCGGCCGCGAGGCCACGGTCGTCTCGACGACGGCGTTCGACCTCGACGAGGCGCTCTCGGCGACCGTAACCGTCGACGACCGGCCGCTGACGCCGGCGGTCAACGATCGGCTTCCGATCGGCCGCGAGGACGAAGCCGTCGCCGTCGTGATGGCCGACCTCGCGCTGACGACGCCGGACGCGCTCGAGCGCCTGTTCGCCGCCGACGGCGACGTCGTGATCGCGCCCGGACGCGGCGGCGGAACGAACGCGCTCGTCGTGCGCCACCCCGAGTTTCGGGTGGACTACCACGGCGGCTCGTACCTCGATCACCGCGAGATCGCCGCCGAGGTCGGGGCCGGCCTCGAGACCGTCGACTCGTTCCGGCTCGGCACGGACGTCGACGAACCGGCGGACCTCGTCGAGGTGCTCATCCACGGGACCGACCGCGCCCCCGCTTGCCTTCGGGATCTCGGCTTCGACCTCGACGTTAACGACGGGCGCGTCGGCGTCGCTCGTATCGAAGATACGGCGTCGAGGTAG